The following are encoded together in the Citrobacter arsenatis genome:
- the ruvA gene encoding Holliday junction branch migration protein RuvA: MIGRLRGIILEKQPPLVLLETGGVGYEVHMPMTCFYELPEAGQEAIIFTHFVVREDAQLLYGFNNKQERTLFKELIKTNGVGPKLALAILSGMSAQQFVNAVEREELGALVKLPGIGKKTAERLIVEMKDRFKGLHGDLFTPAADLVLTSPASPTTDDAEQEAVAALVALGYKPQEASRMVSKIARPDASSETLIREALRAAL, translated from the coding sequence GTGATAGGCAGACTCAGAGGCATCATTCTGGAAAAACAACCCCCGCTGGTCCTTCTGGAAACGGGCGGGGTAGGCTATGAAGTTCATATGCCGATGACCTGTTTCTACGAGTTGCCTGAAGCCGGGCAGGAAGCGATTATCTTCACCCATTTTGTGGTGCGTGAAGACGCTCAACTGCTGTATGGCTTTAACAACAAGCAAGAACGCACGTTGTTTAAAGAGTTAATTAAAACTAACGGCGTGGGGCCGAAGCTGGCGTTGGCGATCCTCTCCGGAATGTCTGCGCAGCAGTTTGTTAATGCCGTAGAGCGCGAAGAGCTTGGCGCGTTAGTGAAATTACCGGGCATTGGTAAGAAAACCGCAGAGCGTTTGATTGTTGAAATGAAAGACCGCTTTAAAGGCCTGCATGGTGACCTCTTCACCCCGGCAGCGGATCTGGTTCTGACCTCTCCGGCCAGTCCGACAACGGACGACGCCGAGCAGGAAGCGGTTGCTGCGCTGGTGGCGTTGGGCTATAAACCACAAGAAGCCAGCCGCATGGTGAGCAAAATTGCCCGCCCTGATGCCAGCAGTGAAACCCTGATTCGTGAAGCGCTTCGCGCGGCATTGTGA
- the aspS gene encoding aspartate--tRNA ligase, which produces MRTEYCGQLRLSHEGQQVTLCGWVNRRRDLGSLIFIDMRDREGIVQVFFDPDRADALKLASELRNEFCIQVTGTVRARDAKNVNADMATGEIEVLASDLTIINRSDSLPLDSNHVNTEEARLKYRYLDLRRPEMAQRLKTRAKITSLVRRFMDDHGFLDIETPMLTKATPEGARDYLVPSRVHKGKFYALPQSPQLFKQLLMMSGFDRYYQIVKCFRDEDLRADRQPEFTQIDVETSFMTAPQVREVMEALVRNLWLEVKGVDLGDFPIMTFAEAERRYGSDKPDLRNPMELVDVADLVKGVEFAVFSGPANDPKGRVAALRVPGGASLSRKQIDDYGNFIKIYGAKGLAYIKVTERAKGLEGITSPVAKFLNAEIVEAILARTGAQDGDMIFFGADNKKVVADAMGALRLKLGKDLNITDEAKWAPLWVIDFPMFEDDGEGGLTAMHHPFTAPKDMTAAELKAAPEDAVANAYDMVINGYEVGGGSVRIHNGDMQQTVFGILGINEQEQREKFGFLLDALKYGTPPHAGLAFGLDRLTMLLTGTDNIRDVIAFPKTTAAACLMTEAPSFANEAALAELSIQVVKKAENN; this is translated from the coding sequence ATGCGTACAGAATATTGCGGACAGCTACGTCTGTCCCACGAGGGGCAGCAGGTGACTCTGTGTGGTTGGGTCAACCGTCGTCGTGATCTTGGTAGCCTGATCTTTATCGATATGCGCGACCGCGAAGGTATCGTGCAGGTATTTTTCGATCCGGACCGTGCAGACGCGTTAAAGCTGGCCTCTGAACTGCGTAATGAGTTCTGCATCCAGGTTACGGGCACCGTACGTGCGCGTGACGCGAAAAACGTCAACGCCGATATGGCGACGGGCGAAATTGAAGTGCTGGCTTCCGATCTGACTATCATCAACCGTTCGGACTCGCTGCCGCTGGACTCTAACCACGTCAACACCGAAGAAGCGCGACTGAAGTATCGCTATTTGGATCTGCGTCGTCCTGAAATGGCACAGCGCCTGAAAACGCGTGCCAAAATTACCAGTCTGGTGCGTCGTTTTATGGACGACCACGGCTTCCTCGACATCGAAACGCCGATGCTGACCAAAGCGACGCCGGAAGGCGCGCGCGATTACCTGGTACCTTCTCGCGTACATAAAGGTAAGTTCTACGCGCTGCCGCAGTCTCCTCAGCTGTTTAAACAGCTGCTGATGATGTCGGGTTTTGACCGCTATTATCAGATCGTAAAATGCTTCCGTGATGAAGACTTACGTGCTGATCGTCAGCCTGAATTTACCCAGATCGACGTTGAGACTTCCTTCATGACCGCGCCGCAGGTGCGTGAAGTGATGGAAGCCCTGGTACGTAACTTGTGGCTGGAAGTTAAAGGTGTTGATCTGGGTGACTTCCCGATCATGACTTTTGCCGAAGCTGAGCGTCGTTACGGTTCCGATAAGCCAGACCTGCGTAACCCGATGGAGCTGGTTGACGTTGCCGATCTGGTGAAAGGCGTTGAGTTCGCGGTGTTCTCTGGTCCGGCGAACGATCCGAAAGGCCGTGTCGCAGCCCTGCGTGTGCCGGGTGGTGCGAGCTTGAGCCGTAAGCAGATCGACGATTACGGTAACTTTATTAAGATTTACGGCGCGAAAGGTCTGGCTTACATCAAAGTCACCGAGCGAGCGAAAGGCCTGGAAGGTATCACCAGCCCGGTTGCTAAGTTCCTGAATGCAGAAATCGTGGAAGCGATTCTGGCGCGTACCGGTGCGCAAGATGGCGATATGATCTTCTTCGGTGCCGACAACAAGAAAGTGGTTGCCGACGCGATGGGCGCGCTGCGTCTGAAGCTGGGTAAAGATCTGAACATTACCGACGAAGCCAAATGGGCGCCGCTGTGGGTTATCGACTTCCCGATGTTTGAAGACGATGGTGAAGGCGGACTGACCGCAATGCACCATCCGTTCACCGCGCCGAAAGATATGACCGCCGCTGAGCTGAAAGCTGCGCCGGAAGATGCGGTTGCCAACGCATACGATATGGTCATCAACGGCTATGAAGTAGGCGGTGGTTCCGTGCGTATTCACAACGGCGATATGCAGCAGACCGTATTCGGTATTCTGGGCATTAACGAACAAGAGCAGCGCGAGAAGTTCGGCTTCCTGCTGGATGCGCTAAAATACGGTACACCGCCGCATGCGGGCCTGGCGTTTGGTCTGGACCGTCTGACTATGCTGCTGACCGGTACTGACAACATTCGTGACGTTATTGCTTTCCCGAAAACGACGGCTGCAGCATGTCTGATGACTGAAGCGCCGAGCTTTGCCAACGAAGCGGCGCTGGCGGAACTGAGCATTCAGGTTGTTAAGAAGGCCGAGAATAACTGA
- the ruvB gene encoding Holliday junction branch migration DNA helicase RuvB, protein MIEADRLISAVSTTPEDLVDRAIRPKLLEEYIGQPQVRSQMEIFIQAAKLRGDALDHLLIFGPPGLGKTTLANIVANEMGVNLRTTSGPVLEKAGDLAAMLTNLEPHDVLFIDEIHRLSPVVEEVLYPAMEDYQLDIMIGEGPAARSIKIDLPPFTLIGATTRAGSLTSPLRDRFGIVQRLEFYQVADLQHIVGRSARFMGLEMSDEGALEVARRARGTPRIANRLLRRVRDFAEVKHDGTISADIAAQALDMLNVDAEGFDYMDRKLLLAVIDKFFGGPVGLDNLAAAIGEERETIEDVLEPYLIQQGFLQRTPRGRMATVRAWNHFGITPPEMP, encoded by the coding sequence ATGATTGAAGCAGATCGCCTGATTTCGGCTGTTAGCACGACCCCTGAAGATCTGGTGGATCGTGCAATCCGCCCTAAATTGCTGGAAGAGTATATTGGCCAGCCTCAGGTTCGTTCGCAGATGGAGATTTTTATCCAGGCGGCGAAGCTGCGCGGTGACGCTCTCGATCACCTGCTGATTTTCGGTCCTCCAGGTCTTGGTAAAACGACACTTGCCAATATTGTGGCCAATGAAATGGGCGTTAATCTGCGTACGACGTCCGGTCCGGTACTGGAAAAAGCGGGCGATCTGGCGGCAATGCTGACCAACCTTGAACCCCACGATGTGCTGTTTATCGATGAAATCCATCGCCTGTCGCCGGTAGTGGAAGAGGTACTGTATCCGGCGATGGAAGATTATCAGCTGGATATCATGATTGGCGAAGGGCCGGCTGCACGTTCGATTAAGATCGATCTGCCACCGTTTACGCTAATCGGGGCGACGACGCGCGCCGGATCGTTAACGTCCCCGCTGCGTGACCGTTTTGGTATTGTACAGCGCCTGGAGTTCTATCAGGTGGCTGACCTGCAGCACATTGTAGGACGCAGTGCCCGTTTTATGGGGCTGGAAATGAGCGATGAAGGCGCGCTGGAAGTGGCGCGTCGCGCCCGTGGAACGCCGCGTATCGCCAACCGGTTATTACGCCGGGTACGCGATTTCGCCGAAGTGAAGCATGACGGTACAATTTCAGCCGATATTGCCGCTCAGGCGCTGGATATGCTCAATGTGGATGCGGAAGGGTTCGATTATATGGACCGCAAGCTGCTGCTGGCCGTTATCGATAAATTCTTCGGTGGACCGGTAGGACTGGATAACCTGGCAGCAGCGATTGGGGAAGAACGTGAAACCATCGAGGACGTGCTGGAGCCATATCTGATTCAGCAAGGTTTTCTACAGCGTACGCCACGTGGACGTATGGCAACGGTGCGCGCCTGGAACCACTTTGGCATTACCCCGCCAGAGATGCCTTAA
- the znuB gene encoding zinc ABC transporter permease subunit ZnuB, with the protein MIELLLPGWLAGIMLACAAGPLGSFVVWRRMSYFGDTLAHASLLGVAFGLLLDVNPFYAVIAVTLLLAAGLVWLEKRPHLAIDTLLGIMAHSALSLGLVVVSLMSNIRVDLMAYLFGDLLAVTPEDLISIAIGVVIVLAILFWQWRNLLSMTISPDLAFVDGVKLQRVKLLLMLVTALTIGVAMKFVGALIITSLLIIPAATARRFARTPEQMAGVAVGVGMIAVTGGLTFSAFYDTPAGPSVVLCAALMFIFSMMKKQAS; encoded by the coding sequence ATGATTGAATTGTTATTACCCGGTTGGTTAGCCGGGATCATGCTGGCCTGTGCCGCTGGCCCACTCGGCTCGTTTGTGGTCTGGCGTCGAATGTCTTATTTCGGTGATACGCTCGCCCATGCATCGCTGTTGGGGGTCGCATTTGGCCTGCTGCTGGATGTAAACCCTTTCTATGCCGTCATCGCCGTCACCTTGCTGCTGGCTGCCGGTCTTGTCTGGCTGGAGAAACGCCCTCACCTCGCGATCGATACCTTACTGGGTATTATGGCCCACAGCGCGCTTTCATTGGGGCTGGTTGTCGTCAGCCTGATGTCAAACATTCGCGTGGATCTGATGGCCTACCTGTTTGGTGATTTGCTCGCCGTGACGCCCGAAGATCTTATCTCCATCGCCATTGGCGTAGTTATTGTTCTGGCTATTTTGTTCTGGCAGTGGCGTAACCTGCTGTCGATGACCATCAGTCCGGATCTGGCATTTGTCGATGGCGTGAAGCTTCAACGCGTTAAGCTGCTACTGATGCTGGTTACGGCATTAACGATTGGCGTGGCGATGAAATTTGTCGGGGCGCTGATAATCACCTCGCTGCTTATTATCCCTGCGGCTACCGCCCGTCGCTTTGCCCGTACGCCGGAACAAATGGCAGGCGTTGCCGTTGGTGTGGGAATGATAGCGGTTACAGGCGGACTGACCTTCTCGGCCTTCTATGACACTCCGGCTGGTCCTTCCGTGGTGCTGTGCGCCGCGCTGATGTTTATCTTCAGCATGATGAAAAAGCAGGCGAGCTGA
- a CDS encoding hydrolase: MLELNTKTTALVVIDLQEGILPFAGGPHTAHDVVTRTALLAEKFRAHGSPVVMVRVGWSDDYAEALKQPVDAQTPAKALPENWWDYPAALGKCASDLEVTKRQWGAFYGTDLELQLRRRGIDTIVLCGISTNIGVESTARNAWELGFNLIVAEDACSAASADQHLGSMTHIFPRIARVRSVDEILQAL; encoded by the coding sequence ATGCTGGAACTGAACACAAAAACAACCGCCCTTGTCGTGATCGACTTACAGGAAGGGATCCTGCCTTTCGCTGGTGGACCTCATACGGCACACGATGTGGTTACCCGCACCGCGCTGTTGGCGGAAAAATTCCGTGCCCACGGTTCCCCGGTGGTTATGGTGCGCGTCGGCTGGTCTGACGATTACGCCGAAGCGCTGAAACAACCGGTTGATGCGCAAACTCCGGCAAAAGCGTTGCCTGAAAACTGGTGGGATTACCCGGCAGCTCTGGGGAAATGCGCCAGCGATCTCGAAGTCACCAAGCGCCAGTGGGGCGCGTTCTACGGCACCGATCTGGAGCTACAGCTGCGTCGTCGGGGCATCGATACCATCGTCCTGTGCGGCATCTCCACAAACATTGGCGTGGAGTCAACGGCGCGAAATGCGTGGGAGCTGGGTTTTAATCTGATCGTTGCAGAAGACGCCTGTAGTGCCGCCAGCGCCGATCAACACTTGGGCAGCATGACGCATATTTTCCCGCGCATCGCACGCGTACGCAGCGTGGATGAGATCCTACAAGCGCTATGA
- a CDS encoding YebC/PmpR family DNA-binding transcriptional regulator, translating to MAGHSKWANTRHRKAAQDAKRGKIFTKIIRELVTAAKLGGGDPDANPRLRAAVDKALANNMTRDTLNRAIARGVGGDEDSNMETIIYEGYGPGGTAVMIECLSDNRNRTVAEVRHAFTKTGGNLGTDGSVAYLFSKKGVISFEQGDEDAIMEAALEAGAEDVVTFDDGAIDVYTAWEEMGKVRDALEAAGLKADAAEVSMIPSTKADMDAETAPKLLRLIDMLEDCDDVQEVYHNGEISDEVAATLE from the coding sequence ATGGCAGGTCATAGTAAATGGGCCAACACCAGACACCGTAAAGCAGCGCAGGATGCTAAACGCGGTAAAATTTTCACCAAAATAATTCGTGAGCTGGTGACGGCGGCAAAACTCGGCGGCGGCGATCCGGATGCTAACCCGCGTCTGCGTGCAGCGGTTGATAAAGCGCTGGCTAACAATATGACCCGTGACACCCTGAACCGTGCAATCGCGCGTGGTGTGGGTGGTGATGAAGATTCCAACATGGAAACCATCATCTATGAAGGTTACGGTCCTGGCGGTACAGCCGTTATGATTGAATGTCTGTCTGACAACCGTAACCGTACCGTTGCGGAAGTCCGTCACGCGTTCACGAAAACCGGTGGTAACCTTGGTACCGACGGCTCCGTCGCTTACCTGTTCAGCAAAAAAGGCGTCATCTCCTTTGAACAAGGCGATGAAGATGCCATCATGGAAGCGGCACTGGAAGCAGGTGCTGAAGACGTTGTGACCTTCGACGACGGCGCAATTGACGTTTACACCGCGTGGGAAGAGATGGGTAAAGTGCGTGACGCGCTGGAAGCGGCGGGTCTGAAAGCGGACGCAGCTGAAGTGTCAATGATCCCATCCACCAAAGCGGATATGGATGCAGAAACAGCGCCGAAACTGCTGCGTCTGATCGATATGCTGGAAGACTGCGACGACGTGCAGGAAGTTTACCACAACGGCGAGATCTCTGATGAGGTTGCAGCTACCTTAGAATGA
- the nudB gene encoding dihydroneopterin triphosphate diphosphatase, producing MTYKQPVSVLVVIYAKDTGRVLMLQRRDDPDFWQSVTGSLEEGETASQAAMREVKEEVAIDVASEQLTLIDCQRTVEFEIFSHLRHRYAPGIERNTESWFCLALPSEREIVFTEHLTYRWVNAAEAAQLTKSWSNRQAIEEFVINVA from the coding sequence ATGACATACAAACAGCCTGTCTCGGTGTTAGTCGTGATTTATGCAAAGGACACCGGGAGAGTGCTGATGTTACAGCGACGCGACGATCCTGATTTCTGGCAGTCGGTCACCGGCAGCCTTGAAGAGGGTGAAACCGCGTCGCAAGCCGCTATGCGCGAAGTAAAGGAAGAGGTCGCCATTGATGTTGCGTCTGAGCAACTGACCTTAATTGACTGTCAGCGCACGGTGGAGTTTGAGATTTTTAGCCATTTACGTCATCGCTATGCACCGGGAATTGAACGTAATACTGAATCCTGGTTTTGCCTGGCACTTCCCTCAGAACGAGAGATCGTGTTCACCGAACATCTGACCTATCGTTGGGTTAATGCGGCTGAAGCCGCCCAGTTAACCAAGTCGTGGAGTAACCGGCAGGCGATTGAAGAGTTTGTAATTAACGTCGCCTGA
- the ruvC gene encoding crossover junction endodeoxyribonuclease RuvC, protein MSIILGIDPGSRITGYGVIRQVGRQLTYLGSGCIRTKVDDLPSRLKLIYAGVTEIITQFQPDYFAIEQVFMAKNADSALKLGQARGVAIVAATNQELPVFEYAARQVKQTVVGIGSAEKSQVQHMVRTLLKLPANPQADAADALAIAITHCHVSQNAMQMSESRLNLARGRLR, encoded by the coding sequence ATGTCTATTATTCTCGGCATTGACCCGGGGTCGCGCATCACCGGTTATGGCGTAATCCGTCAGGTCGGCAGACAGCTGACCTACCTCGGCAGCGGTTGTATTCGCACCAAAGTTGACGATCTTCCGTCCCGTCTGAAGTTGATTTATGCGGGCGTGACGGAAATCATCACCCAGTTTCAACCGGACTATTTTGCCATTGAGCAGGTTTTTATGGCGAAGAACGCCGATTCGGCGCTAAAGCTGGGGCAGGCGCGCGGTGTGGCAATCGTTGCGGCGACCAATCAGGAACTTCCGGTCTTTGAATACGCGGCCCGCCAGGTAAAACAGACCGTTGTGGGTATCGGTAGCGCGGAAAAAAGCCAGGTTCAGCATATGGTGCGCACGCTGCTAAAACTTCCGGCGAACCCGCAGGCGGATGCCGCGGATGCGCTGGCGATTGCCATTACCCACTGTCACGTCAGCCAGAACGCCATGCAAATGAGCGAGTCGAGGCTTAATCTGGCGCGAGGCCGGTTACGTTAG